The Coffea eugenioides isolate CCC68of unplaced genomic scaffold, Ceug_1.0 ScVebR1_1994;HRSCAF=2940, whole genome shotgun sequence DNA segment GTTATATCTGTTAGATAATAAAAGTAAGCCCAACATAGAGCTAGCTACCACTAGAAAACCCTCTAGAGTTAAAGTTTAACCTACAAGCACATCATAGCAAACCACACTCGCGCCTTCGGAGCTACTCTTAAAAATGGTTTCCAAGATTTCATTATAATCAGAAGAATATAGAAGAAAGCACGTAATGATACTGTACACCACAATTTCAAAACAatgaaagtaaagaaatttgGCCATCTTTTAACCAAAATAGCACCCTTTTGAACCCTGCAGCTAGTTTTTGAGCAATTGAGCTCTCTTGAAAACTACAGGGCTGTTTGAAGGTGAGTTTTTTGGTGTCCGTATAAGAAACTTTACTGTAGGATACTGTGAAGAAGTTGTTGAAAAAAACTTTTGTAAGAATAAAGTTTTGGGTGTTTGTAAgatgataattttttttccttttcatttttttctttctttcttttctttccttccccctttcttctccttctcccACCCTTCCTTCCTTGTTTCCTCTCCGAGAACTTTCCATGGCAGAGACTTTCCAAgtgaattttaatttttttttttctttctgtccATTTCCCTTCCCCGCACTCCTCCCTCCCCCCTCTCGTCCCCTCCCCAGCCCCCCCTCCCGGCCCGCCCTCCCCTTCCCTCCctcccctctccttcctcttccCCGATGCCATCTGGTCCGacctccccttccccttccttTCCCGCCGCCCCTCCCCCCCTTTTCTCCCCTCCCAGCCACCCTCCCTCCCCCCAACGCGATCTGGTCGGGACCTCCCTCGTCACGTTCCCTTCCCCTTTCTCGCTTCACAACAATCTGGTCGCAgtttcattgtttttttttagctttttctCTCCCTTCCCTCCCCTCCCCTCGTCCTTCTCCCTCCCCGCCACCCCCGCCAAGCCTGCATCTCCTTTTTCCCTTCCTTACCGGTTCGTGCAAATATTAGTAGTAATAATTgaaatttgtgtttttttttttaaaaaaaaagacaacaAATGAGTGTTTATGGCAGGGGATCAGGAGCAAAAGGGGAGAGCCGCCGGACAAACCCCCCATTCTTCCCCCAAGAAACCCAACCCAACCTGAATACCCAAAAATCACGAATTGATCAGAAGGGAACTGGGGATTTGTGGCTAGCTAGCGTCTGTGCAGGCATTGACAGAGAAAGagcaaggttttttttttttttggggggcgGGGGCAGGGGCGTGGGGCGAGGGGGTAGTAACAATGACAGTGCCCCGCGGAGAGGTGTGGGGGTGGTGGCTGGTGTGGTGGTTGGGTGAGGGaggaagaaaagtttttgggaaattttttgtgtatttttgaagtgtgtaagtaaaaaactttgaaaagtttttttggggttcctgtagcaaaagttgttaaaaaactagtagctaaaaaacttggtaaaaaactagGGTGCCAAACAGGCTCACAGTTGCTGGTAAAACAGGAGATGGATCCTCAAGCAATGAAGACTACTATATGTTACTTTTTTTGTACTATGGCTGTCAGAATTGTTTATTTTCTACATTTCATTTCACATAAAGGTGGAAAATTGGAGGTGTTTCATGCACCTCTGCTAAAGTGTGAAGCTAAATAATTCTCGAATGATCATGCTTTCaaatctttttccttctcttgctGATAAAGGCGCGCTCTGGTACCTATATACTAATGAAAGTCCACTTGCCTCTTCTTTAAAGGCGTGACACACCTAGAATTACATCAATACCTTGCCTTTTCTTGATAAGATTTTGACACAAAAATTAGTGGGCGACACCTTTTTATTATCAAGAAAATTACACTTAAAAACATTTCAATGAGCCAGGCTAAGCCCCATAGATCCCCACATACTTGAATGGTTCAGATTTCCTGGGTTTTCTGGTATCCCACTTTCAGCTCCCAATTTATCTCCAAGATTACGTAGTAAGCACACATTTAGCACCAAACTTCCAAGTCATTATGTAGCTATAAAAATGTGTTGCACAAAAAATATGTCAGCTTGGTCAACAGCAGCTTAATTATCAGTACAGATTGTGCCAGAATAGATCACATTAAACTCACTGAATCAAATAATGAATGGACCAGCATTTGACTTTTGAGATAGTTGATATTGCAATTTCTTGGCTGTGCAATAGTCATCCAACTTCGTCTTGTTGAAGGGGAATTTTACCAGCAACTTAGTTTTGTTAATGTAACCATCCTTTTCTCCATTGTTGCAAAACTGTGTTTAGGTGTTACATGAGCATTTAGCAAATCAAAGGTAGATGTAATTAGACAACTGAAATGATGTTATTTTGAACAACAAAATCATCAAAGATTCTTGTCTATTATTAGAGAAGACCAAAGAAAGTAAACTTGACAGAGACTTGAATAGGTTTCACATTATTCACGAGCAACCACCACAACCTGCTTCCCAACGTTGCGACCTGAGAAGAGTCCTATCAGGGCACTTGGGGCATTCTCAAGGCCTTCAGCTATGTCTTCCACATATGCTATCTTCCCTTCTTTTATCTGGGGTAGAACCATATCCAGAAATTTCGGATAGAGATGATAGTAATCGAACACCAAAAATCCTTCCATTTTAATTCGCTTAGTGATCAGGCAGAAGAGATTGTGAATGCCTTCATGCTGCTCAAGGTTATATTGTGAGATCAATCCGCAAACAGCAATGCGACCGTGGACTCTCATGTTGAGAAGCACGGCATCAAGCATCTTTCCTCCGACATTCTCAAAGTAAATGTCAATGCCATCTGGAAAGTACCTAAGGGAAAAAAGATAGAAAGTCAGGAATGCTGATTTACTTTGAGCAGTCCAAAGTAAGAAACTGACTGTGACAGAATCATCCTCCTCTAATGAGCCAACATGACATGCAAGAAAAGAATGAATGCTGGCAAATTAAGATCTGCATTGAATGTTGATAACTTGGAGAAGTGTGTTTCGAGCTCAAGGTACACATGTACCGGGTGACACATATACACAGTTCATTTAAGTGAATGCCCTGCCACTCAGAACAAACTGCCTTGGGGAGTCAGAAAGTAGATTTTAAAATCTAAACTTTTCAGCCAGTATATTAGGACTGACCTTTTTAAAGCCGCATTTAGATCTTGCTCTTCTTTGTAGTTGAAAGCTTCATCAAAACCAAACTTGTTCTTCAACAAGTCAACCTTTAAAGAAACAAGATAAAGCAGGATGAGAGAAGAAACAATAGGCATACAGTGATATCATGTGGCTAGCTTTAAGAATCCTCAGTGTTTGTTCTAACAGACAAATATGAAGTAAAAGTTCCCCTTGCAAACATTATTCAGGCTAATCATGCAAGATGCCTGGAGTAAGAAGggtgaatttatttatttttcctttcttgtttttggtaCAGCAGATCATTAGATGCTCAATGGATGCTATCTGAATATATGCTGCTTCATGAAGCATAGGTACAACTAGCACTGGAATCAGACAATAGATGATCCAAACAATATGAAATGCTTGACTGCCTTCAGATATGGAATGGTTAGAATAAGCTACTAGTAATCAGTTCAGAGTAGCTTTCACCAAGACTGCCCTGTAATGACCATCAGCATTCTTTATAGAATTGAAGGTTCGCAATTTGTACGCAAAGAAAGTCTAtggtagaaaagaaaaaggactcAACATTCAGTTTATCTAGAAGATACTCACACAATCTTATATTAATCCATTTCAACAGAAACATGAATAAGGTTCTCACTGAAACTGATACAAGGTTTCCAATGATCTAAATGGCAGCAAACAAAGTGCGGGCTTGCTTTCTTGAACccaaaaaagaggaaaattgaCCATGCAGATGTCTTAAGAGATTACCTTTTCTTTGGTTCCAGCACTTCCAACAACATAACAACCAAAAGCCTTTGCAAATTGTCCAACAAGCTGACCAACAGCTCCAGAAGCCGCTGAAATGAATACACGCTCTCCCTTCTTCGGAGAACAAATCTCAAAAAAACCAGCATAAGCAGTCATGCCAGGCATACCTGTTAGCAAAGCAGAACAATTGAAGAGGGGGGGGAGGTCTTAAAAAAATTAGGAGCCACGATGGCAAACTGGTAGGGATATAACACTGGAAGCATCAAAGTAAAAGGTTCTGCAGCCACATTCAGTTGCTTGAGGTAAATAAAACATGTTTCTCTGTCCCATCCTTGAAGAATGTCCCAGAAATTCCAAATAAGGTAACGTTAGAAACACCAGTAATGGTAAAAACATAGAAGATCAGCTCCAGAAAAATTAGCATCAGGTGGTGGCAAGAGATACAAGCATATGGCATTGTAGTAGCATCTAAATCGGATGAAGAGGTTCAAGGAAGAAGTGAAACTATTCATAAATAAAAGACTCGAGCAATTAACACATGGACCTAATTCCTGATCACTCTCTGATGACAGTTCCCTTAAGAGCAGATCTTACATCATGTACAGCTCACTATACATAAAGGAGGTATATCCCATTCCTACCATAGTAAACAACTGTAAAGTGCTTCAATCAGACTGCTAAAGCTTACTAAAGTTCCACACAAAGCCTTTAAAGATAACGAACATCCAATGCTGGAAATCTCCAATAAGAAAAGGAAGTAACTTTGATACTCTGGTGTACTGTAATGGAAACCTAATCAGACAGAGGCACTGACCGAGGATTCCTGTATAGTAGGACAGAGGCACATCAGTGTTGTGAATTTTAAAGCGAGTCTCTGGATCAGCAATTACACTGTATTCTTCCCAGCGAGTCAATCCCCACAGCAGATCACCCTTGTTGAATTTTGGATTGTTTGACTCCAAAACTCTAGCCACTCCAAGACCCACTATGGGCTACAAAGTGAATCAGTATCAAGTTATGAATTTGACTTGAGTCTACTCATGAAAAGTAAAACTTCTGCCCCTTCAATTGCACCATAAACAACTACATGTATTACACCTATTATGTTATATCCAAAGTCATGGGACTTATCTCAAGTAGACAACCATTTATGGGACTGCAATAAGTAACAATGAACAGCGAAAAAACCAACTTCAATCCATTGGTTCTCCAGCCAAATAATAGGCAAAGCCATTGTGGAAAACATAGAGAAATGTTTCCAAATTGAATTCTTTGACATGTGTactgaaaaaaaatgcataatcAGGCAACCAGTGAATGTTCTTTGTGAAACAAGAAAGAAGAGATAGTATCACTACACATTGTCAACATTACTCTTTGGAGTTATAATGCTTTCTACTGTCATGTAGAGTTATAAATCAAAGTGCATCCTTCTCTTAAATTAATACTCTGGAGATTCTCAAATAGTTAACTTACTCCAACACTGAACAAACTGTTCTCTGAATATTTTTGCCCATCATTTTCCATGAGATGCAGAAAACCATAAAGTCCCACATGCTCTGGACCACCAgatttattttatcaaaaaaataaaagaacagaaaaaagaatgaaattcCTGAACATCTTGGTTTCAATCTACTTTTGAGTTTCATTTCTTCACAGAAAGATGAATCAAGGTCAACCGCTAACCAGGTCAAACATAATTACATACTCTAGATATACACATGCAAGTCAGAATTCTCATATGATCTTATTTAACtgtacaaaaataaaaacttttgACTGTTTCATGACTTCAGAGTCAAGTGAATACTTCAAAATCAACCATAAAAGCGAGCAAACCGCAGATGTTAAGATTAACACCAATTAAGCAACATACAATAAAATTCACAAATAAAAAATTCGAATTTCCACTCATGCAGACTATCTCTACATAAAAATTCTACATGACTcctaaaaaataagaaaaaaaggtCCGGAAATCCAATTGTCACTCTCTCTTTAGCACTACAATTGCATGTACTGATTAAACATCCATTAACCACTCCAGTTTAaaccaataaaaaaaagaacaaaagaaaagaagagagaaacaCAAAACGTACAAATGTTCACAGAAACTGACTTACAGAGCCAGGAGTGTAGGCCTCAGCATAATGACCTTCAAGCTTGCGCATGCGGGATCTCATATAAGGATCACAAGACAAATACAGATTCTTCACCAAGATTGCCCCTGAATAATCGCCGCCATCTGGAAGCTTCAACTTCAAAGCAGTCGTTTTCACCTCCATATCACTCTCTTTTGGGAAGCCACTCACATAATTCTTCAGTATAACGTGCTTATTGCTCACTTCTTCCTCTGCCATTTTCTGAAATCCTCTCCCCAAGAAGAGAACAACCCTTTTCTTCTCTGAACTAAATATTGGTGGGTTTTTTTTATCTCTTTGGAAATGGAGACTGAAATGTGCAATGGGTCGATTAAAAGCGGAttcttgcttttgttttgttgtttaaCTTATAGGTTTGATTATTTGgcattttgtttgttttatcaTAAATGATAAAGCCAGCATTGATATCTTGTACTTTAGCTAAAAAGACGGTTCCCTATGAAACTTTGGTAAGTCAGGTAAAATTGGATTATTGGCCAGCTGATTTTGCAATATGATGCAGAGGTGCAAAAGAGATGAATTACCAAATAGGAGTGGAAAGAAGAAGTTTTGCATGACTTTCTGAAGCTTGGATTGTGGGCTATTTGTGGGTTATTTCTGAAGTTTTAAAGTGATGTATTGACAGGATCATTAGTCGGATTGAAACTCCggataccaaaaaaaaaaaaaagacaggaCCATTAGCTTAATAGCAAAAGCAATGGACATAAGAGGGAATGACATTAGGCTGCTATGATTACTCTATCGTATATGGATCTAATGCAGTTCCGGTTGTGGGTGGTTCGATCCgattatagtatttttttacaTTATTTGATATATAATTACATTATATTATTATACTCAGATTAAAAGTGATGCATATGAATTAAATAGTTGACATATATTCAATAGTCGTGTATATGAATGCAATACTTGACATATATTTAGTATAACATTAAAATGTATTTGTATGTCAAAAATTTGAATACGTACAACAATCGAATATAAAACACAATTGTGGGTCAGCGAATTTTTGAGAACGGTTCGATTCATCCGACCAGTTGATCTCTGATCCAATAATTTAGCTGAATCGCTGTTCGGTCCGAAATTAAcaatattgatttttttttttacacaaggACAAAACCAAAGTGAAACAGGATGGAATCACCTGCCCTCTCtataaaaaaattgaatacGTATAATAGTCGGacaaaatcatataaaacacaATCGTGGGTCAGCGAGTTTTTGAGAACGGTTCGATCGATTCGACTAGTAGATCTCTGATCTAATAATTTAGTCGAATCACTATTTAGTCCGAAATTAACAacgttgattttttttttttttttacacaaggATGAAACCAAAGTGGAACAGGTGGAGTCACCTGCCCTCTCTCCCAAGTCCTTAAAAttttaagagttttttttttaaaaaagatttCTTCTATAAATTAAACTCTTTGCCCCCACAAAAATGTTCACAAAACTTTTGTCTTAAACTTCAAATTTTTCATGTGCGTGAAATTGAAAGGTGCCCCTCTCAAAGCAAAATTTTCAATTCCATCCCTGGTTGTATGTGATTTTCTTCTTTAAGTTTTTGTTTATCTACTGCGTATATCATATCATGGtagagaaaaataagaaaaagataGGGGAAAACAATAAtcaaaagaaagggaaacatGACCAAGATATAATATGTAACATTCAAGAAGCACCAATGTAGGATACAAATTCAAGAAGCAGTAATATAGGATACAaaataaggaaaaggaaatgagaAAGTACAATTAAAGAAGTAAGAAACGAAAAGCAAAGAATCCCAAGAAGAGAACCGAGGCAGATAGGAGCAGCAACACTTGCACCAGGCATCCAACTGACCGGCATCAAGAGAGGTCCAAAAGACAAAATACAACAATCTTATCGTCTTGGAGATGTGCTTTCTGCCCTTGCTGGTGCTGGAAAAGAAAGTTTCAGTGTTTGTTATAGCTTTTAGCAAGTAACAAAATCATCCAAGAATAAAGAATTTACAAACATAATGCACTCGAGATTCAGGTTCTTCTGGAGAAATCAAGCTTTGTAAGGTTCAGTTACAGAGCACAAAGCAAAAATTTGCTCAGGGAATTGGTAATTATATAGGGtaaattccactttacccccttgtggtttagcgttttttcacataaccccccagtggtttcaaaagctatacataacccccttatggtttggattaaagtgtcaaagtaacggaAATTATTATTCGTAACGGTGTCacttaaaatgtcaaaattacccttatgtaaagttaaaaattatttattaaccaaggggggttatgtgtatattttgaaaatcataagggagttatatggtaaagtactaaaccataagggggttatatggtaaaatataaaaagcatacggggttaatgtgtcatgtatttataagggtaattttgacatttttagaagttccgttaCGAGTGACTGTTTccatcactttgacactttaatccaaaccatgagggggttatgtatagcttttgaaaccataggggggttatgtaaaaaaagggtaaaccacaagggggtaaaatgtaatttgcccaatTATATATGATAATTAACATGGATCCATATGAGGAAAAGCAGCAGCCAATCCTACCATACATGTCAATTCCTATACTTTGAACTTCTAGATTAACTTGTGCCCATCGTCTAATCATGCAGAAAACAAGAAGAGATAAAGTTGATATGGTTCATTGACAGatgcacaaaagaagaggtaTGTACAGAGAAATAATAAAGCAAGAAATTGTAAATGAAGCTCTCACATATATGAATCTCAAGGTTGGCACATCTTTGCTTTGAGATAGTCTGTCATGGATTTATTCAATATTTTTCTTATATATGGCTTTACTTCTTTCTAGAGCAGGGACATGTAATGAACCAGCATTAGATGGGATACTAAGTTTGTGATGAAGGGTTGGACGGTATTCAATCTGAACCAACTAGAATATGCGGTTTAATGCATTATCTATACATTAGTTGTAAATTCTACCTTTCGTCTTGTTAAAAGCAATCTATAGCAAAGTGGAGAGTAAGGAAATCACTTTTAGCAGAGCTTTGAGTAGCCATGGATATTGTCGGAAGACTTTCAATAATTCAGCAAGAAATGCAAAAGCGAGACTTATATCTAGGAAAATTTCATATAACGTAGCCACAAAAACAGCATTGAACTGAAACTTACGTGCATGTAGTTGCTGTATTAAGCAAAGTAAGATGAGGCGATGCATTGCACATGTTCATGGCAGCAGCTGAATTTCTGGAATATGAGCAATCTTGTACCATTCTTGGCCGATCTCTTCCTTGCATCTGTCCTTGAGAAGTGGACATTCT contains these protein-coding regions:
- the LOC113756112 gene encoding 2-alkenal reductase (NADP(+)-dependent)-like; its protein translation is MAEEEVSNKHVILKNYVSGFPKESDMEVKTTALKLKLPDGGDYSGAILVKNLYLSCDPYMRSRMRKLEGHYAEAYTPGSPIVGLGVARVLESNNPKFNKGDLLWGLTRWEEYSVIADPETRFKIHNTDVPLSYYTGILGMPGMTAYAGFFEICSPKKGERVFISAASGAVGQLVGQFAKAFGCYVVGSAGTKEKVDLLKNKFGFDEAFNYKEEQDLNAALKRYFPDGIDIYFENVGGKMLDAVLLNMRVHGRIAVCGLISQYNLEQHEGIHNLFCLITKRIKMEGFLVFDYYHLYPKFLDMVLPQIKEGKIAYVEDIAEGLENAPSALIGLFSGRNVGKQVVVVARE